In one Streptomyces sp. NBC_01241 genomic region, the following are encoded:
- a CDS encoding cytochrome P450, translated as MDNPRGLFDLTDPALMNDRYAYYRRLREKEPIHHSPHGFWTLARYADVDAFLRAPQTSAATPQDPLFVALRGGRDAPAMRSMQRWMVVKDGAEHRRLRRLVARALTPNAVERLRPEIHRIVSGLIDDMGEGEIDLIGGLATPLPIAVVCGLLGIPVEDAQRCLEWTNAIANIVDPLITPQMRIAMNRAEPQFSAYVREQMELRRSHPGDDVLSLLMRKDADGDGLRDEDVIAQVLLLFNAGHETTVNVIGNALHALLTHPDQLRILREHPELIEPAFEELARFNATVQIIARQLSGDLVLDGTVIPAGSSVLGITGSAHRDPARFEDPDRLDVRRTGVRSLAFGSGPHACIAAMLGKAEVSIALTELLRRYETIEFATDDLQWHTRFSFVLGLRSLPLRVTYRR; from the coding sequence GTGGACAATCCCCGAGGTCTTTTCGACCTGACCGACCCGGCCCTCATGAACGACCGGTACGCCTATTATCGAAGGCTGCGGGAAAAAGAGCCGATCCATCATTCACCGCACGGTTTCTGGACACTCGCCCGCTATGCCGACGTCGACGCCTTCCTGCGCGCTCCGCAGACATCGGCGGCCACTCCCCAGGACCCCCTGTTCGTCGCCCTGCGAGGCGGCCGGGACGCCCCCGCGATGCGCAGCATGCAGCGGTGGATGGTGGTCAAGGACGGCGCCGAGCACCGGCGGCTGCGCCGCCTGGTGGCCCGGGCACTCACCCCCAACGCCGTCGAGCGGCTGCGCCCGGAGATCCACCGGATCGTCAGCGGCCTGATCGACGACATGGGCGAGGGCGAGATCGACCTGATCGGCGGGCTCGCCACACCGCTGCCGATCGCCGTCGTCTGCGGGCTGCTCGGCATCCCGGTCGAGGACGCCCAGCGCTGCCTGGAGTGGACGAACGCCATCGCCAACATCGTCGACCCCCTCATCACCCCCCAGATGCGCATCGCGATGAACCGGGCCGAACCCCAGTTCAGCGCCTACGTCCGGGAACAGATGGAGCTCCGGCGCAGCCACCCCGGCGACGACGTCCTCTCCCTGCTGATGCGGAAGGACGCCGACGGCGACGGGCTGCGCGACGAGGACGTCATTGCCCAGGTGCTGCTGCTGTTCAACGCCGGCCACGAGACCACGGTCAACGTCATCGGGAACGCGCTCCACGCGCTGCTCACGCACCCGGACCAGTTGCGCATCCTGCGGGAGCACCCCGAACTCATCGAGCCCGCCTTCGAGGAACTCGCCCGCTTCAACGCCACGGTGCAGATCATCGCTCGGCAGCTCAGCGGCGACCTGGTCCTCGACGGCACCGTCATCCCCGCGGGCTCCTCGGTACTGGGCATCACCGGGTCCGCGCACCGCGACCCGGCCAGGTTCGAGGACCCGGACCGGCTGGACGTGCGTCGTACCGGGGTGCGGTCGCTCGCCTTCGGCTCGGGCCCGCACGCCTGCATAGCCGCCATGCTGGGCAAGGCGGAGGTCTCCATCGCCCTCACCGAACTCCTGCGGCGGTACGAGACCATCGAGTTCGCCACGGACGACCTCCAGTGGCACACCCGCTTCAGCTTCGTCCTCGGACTCAGGAGCCTCCCGCTGCGGGTCACGTACCGCCGCTAG